AATAATAATTTTTCAAATTTACATACTGTCATCACAAAAGATTCTACTATAGAATTTATTAACAGAAAAGATCATAAAGCATTAAATACTATTCGATATTCTTGTATACAACTTTTAAGTTATGCTATAAAAAATATATGGCCACTTGCTAAAATTGCTGAAACTAATCGTATTGAAAACGGATTCTATTGTGATATAGATTTAGAAAATAAAATTTCACAACCAGATCTCGTATTATTAGAAAATACCATGAATATTCTCATACAGAAAGAATATGATATTGTTCACAAAGTAGTTTCTTGCTCTCAAGCAATCGAAATATTTAAAAAAAGTTTTGAAGAATATAAAATATCTTTAATCAATAAAATGATTAAATCTCAGAATAGTGTTTCTTTATATTATCATGAAAATCATGTCGATATTGATATCGGAATACAAGTCTTTAATATAAAATTTTGTAAATATTTTAAATTACAAAAAATCGGAGGTGTTTATTGGGCAGGTAATAAAAAAAATAAGATGTTACAGCGTATTTATGGTACTGCTTGGTCTACTCAAAAAGAATTAGATAAACATTTAAATTATTTAAATGAATTAGAAAAGAGAGATCATAGAAAAATTGGAAAATTTCTTCAATTATATCATATGCAAGAAGAATCTCCAGGTATGATTTTTTGGCATAACAATGGTTGGATTGTTTTTAATGAACTGCAAAATTTTGTTCGAGAAAAATTAAATCAATATAAATATAAAGAAGTTAAAACACCTTTATTAATAGATAAGTTCATTTGGAAAAAAAGTGGACATTGGAAAAATTATAAAAATGCAATTTTTACAACATTATCAGAGAATCGAGAATATTGTATTAAACCAATGAACTGTCCCGGACATGTTCAAATTTTTAATAATAAATTAAAATCTTATCGAGATTTACCTGTTCGTATGGCAGAATTTGGAAGTTGTCATCGTAATGAACCTTCTGGTTCTTTACATGGTCTTATGCGAGTACGCAATTTTACTCAAGATGATGCTCATATATTCTGTACAAAAGAACAAGTACGTACTGAAATTAATGATTGTATTAAAATGATATATGATTTGTATAGTATATTCAATTTTAAAAAAATATTAGTTAAGCTTTCTACTCGTCCAGAAAAACGTATTGGTACTGATCTAATGTGGGATCAATCAGAAAAAGATTTATCTGATATGCTGATAGAAAATCATTTATCATTTGAATATCAATTAGGTGAAGGTGCTTTTTATGGTCCTAAAATTGAATTTATCTTGCAAGATTCTTTAGATAGAAACTGGCAATGTGGTACTATTCAACTTGATTTTTATTTAGCAGTACGTTTGAATTCGTTTTATATTGATGAAAATAATGAACGTAAGGCACCAGTGATTATTCATAGAGCTATATTAGGTTCAATAGAACGTTTTATTGGTATACTAATTGAAGAATGTTCTGGTAATTTACCAACATGGTTATCTCCCATACAAGTAGTAATTATTAGTATTTCTGATACTAGTATAGATTATGTAAAAAAACTAGTTAAAAAATTTTCTGATAATAATATTCGTGTTCAATCTGATTTAAGAAATGAAAAAATAGGTTTTAAAATTCGAGAACATACATTAAATCGAATTCCATATATATTAATATGTGGCGAAAAAGAAATTAAATTTAAAAAAGTTTCTGTTAGAAACCGAAATGGTTATAATTTTGGAATGGTTGACACTCATATTTTTATTAAAAAGTTACAGCAAGAAATTATTACTCGTAACTTTTATCTAATGGAGGAATAAAGTATTAAAGGTGGAAAACGAATTCAATTGATACGTCCTAATCGAATTAATAGCGAAATACGTGCTGTTAAAATTCGTCTTACAGGTGTTGAAGGCGATCAAATTGGTATAGTTAATTTAAGAGAAGCATTAGAAAAATCTGAAGAACTCGGATTAGATTTAGTAGAAATTAGTCCGAATGCTGAACCTCCGGTATGTCGTATCATGGACTATGGAAAATTTCTTTATGAAAAGAGTAAATCTTCCAAGGAACAGAAAAAAAAACAGAAAGTCATTCAAATAAAAGAAATAAAATTTCGACCAGGGACAGATGAAGGTGATTATCAAGTTAAATTACGTAATTTAATACGATTTTTGGAGGATGGTGATAAAGTTAAAATTACTTTACGATTTCGTGGTCGAGAAATGGCCCATCAAAAAATAGGTGTTGATGTCTTAAATAGAGTTAAAAATGACTTAATAGAATTAGCAATAGTTGAATCATTTCCATCTAAAATTGAAGGACGTCAAATGATCATGACTTTATCACCAAAGAAAAAATAGTATTTTTCAGTCTATATTTTTAGAAATAAATATATGATTGATAATGTAATAACTGCTTATATTTTTCTTTTTATAATTTAAATGAAATATTTTATGCCAAAAATTAAAACTTTAAAAAGCGCGGCTAAACGGTTTAAGAAAACTGCGTCTGGAAATTTTAAACGTAAACAAGCAAACTTACGTCATATTTTAACTAAAAAAACAACGAGTAAAAAACGTCATCTTCGTTCTAAGATTTTAGTGTCTAAAGGAGATATAGATAGAGTTAAATCTTTTTTACCGTATGCGTAAATTAGACTTGTTTTATTAAGATTTTACAAATAGGAGAGCATCAATGGCTCGTGTAAAACGTGGCGTAATAGCTCATGCTCGTCACAAAAAAATTTTAAAACAAGCCAAAGGTTACTACGGAGCTCGTTCTCGTGTTTATAGAGTTGCGTGTCAGGCAGTAATTAAAGCTGGTCAGTATGCTTATCGTGATAGACGTCAAAGAAAAAGACAGTTTAGACAATTATGGATTTCTCGTATTAATGCTGCTGTTCGTCAAAGTCAAATGTCTTATAGTAATTTTATATTTGGTTTGAAAAAAGCTTCAATTAATATTGATCGTAAAATATTATCTGATCTTGCGATATTCGATATTTTTTCATTTAATGTATTAGTTGAAAAAGCAAAAGAAGCTTTATTATAAATTATATAATACAGTCATACTAAAGAGGGGAAATGTAATATCCCCTCCACTATTGATTATTATTTTAATTCATATTTTTTATATAAAAAATATAATAAAATATTCTTTACTTATTCTGATAAATTTTTAAACTGCATATTTTTTTAAAAAATGAGCTTCCTTTATGGAAGCTTTTTTAGTATGTTAAATATATGTTAAAAAATAAAAAACGTATAATAAGTCGATACAATGTTAACTTTAAATGAATTATTTAATAATATTAAGATAGATATAAAAAACGCAAATAAAATAAAAGAATTAGAACAAATTAGAATTAAATATTTAGGTAAAAAAAGTATTTTCAATACTTATATGAGAAGTATAAAAGATTGTTCTTTTCAAGAAAAAAAAAAATACAGTATGATCATTAATGAGATAAAAAAAGATATTTTTTACAAAATTGATGAAAAAAATAAAATATTAAATAAAGTACTCTTAAATAAACGAATTAAAGCAGAAAAAATAGATATTTCTCTTCCGGGTCGTCGTACTGAATATGGCGTCTTACATCCTATTACACATACTATTAATGATATAAAAATTTTTTTTTCAAAGTTGGGTTTCCAAGCCATTAATAGTCCTGAAATAGAAGATGAATACCATAATTTTGATGCATTAAATATTCCTAAAAATCATCCAGCAAGAGATAGTCATGATACTTTTTGGTTTGATAATAATCGTTTGCTCAGAACTCAAACTTCTAGTATGCAAATTCGTATTATGAAAAAAGAAAAACCTCCTATGAGATTTATTTTTCCTGGAAAAGTATATCGTAATGATTATGATATTACACATACACCTATGTTTCATCAGATTGAAGGTTTAATAGTTGATAGAAATATTAATTTTTCTAATTTAAAATGGATGATATATAATTTTTTATATAATTTTTTTGGTAAAAATATTTCTATTAAATTTCGTCCATCATATTTTCCTTTTACTGTTCTTTCTGCAGAAGTAGATATTATTAATGATCATAGTGAAGCATTAGAAATATTAGGATGTGGAATGGTACATCCTAAAGTTTTAAAAAATGTTAATATTGATTCTACCTTATATTCTGCTTGTGCTTTTGGAATAGGTATTGAAAGACTAGCAATGATACGTTATGGTATTTCGGATCTTCGATCTTTTTTTGAAAATGATATAAAATTTTTAAAACAATTTAAATACAATTAGTGAGATAAAATGAAATTTAGTGAAAAATGGCTACGTGAATGGATAAAATTTAAATTAGATAGTTTTGTTTTATATGATCAAATTTCTAATTCTGGTATAGAAGTAGAATCCATTACGAAATTTGAACCTATGTTTAATGGTGTTGTAGTAGGACAAATAGTTGAATGTATTTTACATCCTGAATTTAATAAGATCAAAATAGTAAAAGTCGATATAGGTAATAAAAAAATATTAAGTATTCTATGTGGAGCACCTAACTGCCGTAATAATATTAAAGTTGCAGTCGCAACGATTGGTGCTATTTTACCTAAAAATATAAAAATTGATAAAAAAATAGTTAGAGGTGAATTATCAGAAGGTATGCTATGTTCTTTTTTTGAATTAGGTTTATTTGAAACAGACCAAATTATTGAATTTTCTAAAGAAACACCTATCGGTATTAATATTAAGGATCATTTATTATTAAAAGATAATATTATTAAAGTTTCAACTACATCAAATCGTCCAGATGGTTTAAGTATTTTAGGAATAGCACGTAATATTACAGCAATAAATAATTTGAAAAGAGTATCTTTAAAAAATAAATTAATTCCAATAATGAGTCAGAAAAAGATTGATATTGTTATTAATACTGAAAAAGAATCGATTAATTATATAGGTAGAATTATAGAAAACATTAATGTTAATGTTGATACTCCTTTCTGGATGAAAAAAAAATTATTTTTATCTGATTGCTTATCAGGAAATATTATTACAGATATTATTAATTATGTTTTAATTGAATTAGGACAACCATTAAATGCATTAGATTCAGATCATATTAATAGTCACATTATTATACGTATGGCAAAGTCTGAAGAAAAAATATTTTTGAAAGATAACATTCAAATAAGTTTAAATGAAAATATATTAGTATTTTCTGATACTAATAAAATATTATCTATGCCCGGGAATATAAATTCTTTTTTAGTAGATGTAAATAAAAACACTAAAAACATATTTTTAAGTGCATGTATTGTGAAAAAAGAAATAATCTTTCACATGATGAAGAAAATTAGTTCTAATAAGATATTAGAATATCATAATTATGGTATTGATCCTTTTCTACAAAAATATGCTCTTGAATACGCAACAGATTTAATCATACAGATATGTGGTGGAAAAGCTGGATCGATTAATAAAAAAAATAATCTAAATTCTTTACGTTCATTACCGATTAAAAAATCAATAAGATTGCATCATGAAAAATTAAATAAAATTGTCGGTGTCTTTTTTAATACAGTTGTAGTTTCAGATATTTTATCTAATTTAGAATATAAATTAGTTTCTCAAGAAAAAAAATATTGGGATGTAATTCCTCCTAGCTGGCGATTCGATATACTGATTGAAGAAGATATAATAAGTGATATACTTAGGATTTATGGTTATAATAGTGTTGTTTTAAATCCTTTAAAAGAATCTTTATATATTACAAAAAAAAATGAATCAATAAATTTATTAATAGATAAATCTGATATTATATTAGTTAATAAAGGTTATTATGAAGTTATAACGTATGGTTTTGTTAATCCTCAAGTTCAAGATTTGATTTTTCCAAATAAAAAAAAACTAGTATTATCTAATCCTATTTCTCAAGATATGTCATCTATGCGTTTATCTTTATGGCCTGGTTTACTGAAAACAGTTTCTTACAATACCAATCGTCAGCAAGATTCTATTCGTTTTTTTGAAAGTGGTCTTTGTTTTTCACTAGATAAAGAACAAAATCTTGGTATCAAACAAGAAATGTTTTTGTCAGCTGTTATTAGTGGAAATCATTTAAAAGAAAATTGGTATTCTAAAATAAGAAAAGTAGATTTTTACGATTTAAAAGGTGATTTAGAATGCATACTAGAATCAATATGCGGGCTAGAAGATATAGAATTTAGATCTAAAAATATTAATGGACTACATCCAGAACAAAGTGCTGGTATATACTTTAGAAATAATTTTATCGGTGCTATTGGTGCTATCGATCCCAGATTAGAAGAAAAATTAAACGTAAATAGTGCTACTTTTTTATTTGAAATATTATTAAATAATCTTTTAGATGTTAAAAAACCGTTAAAAGTTCAAGAAATTTCAAAATTTCCTACTAGTAGAAGAGATATTGCAATATTGGTCTCATCAGATCTTGCTGTATCTGATATTATAAATACTTGTAAAAATTTTTTTATTAATGAAATAGTAGAAATCAATCTTTTTGATGTATATTCTTGTCAAGAGTTTTCTAATGAGAAAAAAAGTTTAGGTATCAGTTTTATTTTTCAAAATAAAAAAAGAACTTTTCAAGACAATGAAATTAATCTAATGATGAATGATTGCATAGGAGCATTAAAAAAAACATTTCAAGTTATCTTAAGGAAATAAATGGATGGTGCTTACAAAAGCTGAAATTTCAGAAAATCTATTTGAAAAATTACAACTGACTAAAAAAGACTCAAAAAAGTTTGTAGATTTTTTTTTCGAAGAAGTAAGAAAATCTTTAGAAAAAGGAGAAGATGTTAAATTATCTGGATTTGGTAATTTTGAACTAAAAGATAAAAAAGAGCGTCCTGGTAGAAATCCTCGTACAGGAGAAATTGTACTGATTACAGCGAGACGAGTAGTTACTTTTAAAGCTGGTCAAAAACTTAAAAATAGAATTGAAAATTATTCATCTAATAAAAAACCATAATATTGATTAAAAATTAATAAAATTATTTTTATTTTTTTAAAAGAAGTAAGATATGAAAATTTCTAATTTTTCTTTTATTTTACCTAAATCACTTATATCTTTTTACCCTTCTATTATTCGTAGTCAATGTCGTTTAATGGTTATAAATGGAACAAGTGGGAAAATATTTCATAAATATTTTTTTGATATTGTTAATGAGATTAATTCTAACGATTTAATTGTTTTAAATAATAGTCAAGTTATTCCAGCTAGATGTTTTGGTTATAAAGAAACTGGAGGAAAAGTTGAAATTTTAGTTGAAAGAATATTAGATTTTAATACAATTTTAGTCAAAATTAAAAATTCTAAAACTATTCACATTGGAACTAATATTTTTTTTGGAAAAAATAATAAAATTAGAAGTTCTGTAATTAGTTATAAAAACCCTTTTTTTAAAATTTTATTTCACAATAATATTTATTCAGCTACAGAAATTATTAATAATATTGGGCAAATACCATTGCCTCCTTATATTAAAAGATTAGATTCGAAATTAGATTTAGATTTATATCAAACTGTATATAAAAAAAGAATAGGTTCTATTGCTGCTCCTACTGCCGGATTGCATTTTGATTTTCCTTTATTAGATTGTCTGAATAAAAAAGGGATAGATATAAATTATATTACACTTCATATAGGGTCTGGTACATTTGAACCTGTTAGAACAGTTAATATTAAAAAACATATTATGCATTCTGAATTAGTTGAAGTGTCTGCTGAATTAATTAAAAAAATTAAATGTTGCAAAAAAAAAGGAGGCCGTATTATTGCTGTAGGTACAAGTACACTTCGTGCTTTAGAGAGTGCATATCATTCTGATTCGTGGAATG
The sequence above is a segment of the Buchnera aphidicola str. G002 (Myzus persicae) genome. Coding sequences within it:
- the thrS gene encoding threonine--tRNA ligase, translated to MPVIRFCDGSQQVYEYSIPLIEIIENKKPSLKKSLIAISVNNNFSNLHTVITKDSTIEFINRKDHKALNTIRYSCIQLLSYAIKNIWPLAKIAETNRIENGFYCDIDLENKISQPDLVLLENTMNILIQKEYDIVHKVVSCSQAIEIFKKSFEEYKISLINKMIKSQNSVSLYYHENHVDIDIGIQVFNIKFCKYFKLQKIGGVYWAGNKKNKMLQRIYGTAWSTQKELDKHLNYLNELEKRDHRKIGKFLQLYHMQEESPGMIFWHNNGWIVFNELQNFVREKLNQYKYKEVKTPLLIDKFIWKKSGHWKNYKNAIFTTLSENREYCIKPMNCPGHVQIFNNKLKSYRDLPVRMAEFGSCHRNEPSGSLHGLMRVRNFTQDDAHIFCTKEQVRTEINDCIKMIYDLYSIFNFKKILVKLSTRPEKRIGTDLMWDQSEKDLSDMLIENHLSFEYQLGEGAFYGPKIEFILQDSLDRNWQCGTIQLDFYLAVRLNSFYIDENNERKAPVIIHRAILGSIERFIGILIEECSGNLPTWLSPIQVVIISISDTSIDYVKKLVKKFSDNNIRVQSDLRNEKIGFKIREHTLNRIPYILICGEKEIKFKKVSVRNRNGYNFGMVDTHIFIKKLQQEIITRNFYLMEE
- the infC gene encoding translation initiation factor IF-3, which translates into the protein MKGGKRIQLIRPNRINSEIRAVKIRLTGVEGDQIGIVNLREALEKSEELGLDLVEISPNAEPPVCRIMDYGKFLYEKSKSSKEQKKKQKVIQIKEIKFRPGTDEGDYQVKLRNLIRFLEDGDKVKITLRFRGREMAHQKIGVDVLNRVKNDLIELAIVESFPSKIEGRQMIMTLSPKKK
- the rpmI gene encoding 50S ribosomal protein L35 yields the protein MPKIKTLKSAAKRFKKTASGNFKRKQANLRHILTKKTTSKKRHLRSKILVSKGDIDRVKSFLPYA
- the rplT gene encoding 50S ribosomal protein L20; this translates as MARVKRGVIAHARHKKILKQAKGYYGARSRVYRVACQAVIKAGQYAYRDRRQRKRQFRQLWISRINAAVRQSQMSYSNFIFGLKKASINIDRKILSDLAIFDIFSFNVLVEKAKEALL
- the pheS gene encoding phenylalanine--tRNA ligase subunit alpha — translated: MLTLNELFNNIKIDIKNANKIKELEQIRIKYLGKKSIFNTYMRSIKDCSFQEKKKYSMIINEIKKDIFYKIDEKNKILNKVLLNKRIKAEKIDISLPGRRTEYGVLHPITHTINDIKIFFSKLGFQAINSPEIEDEYHNFDALNIPKNHPARDSHDTFWFDNNRLLRTQTSSMQIRIMKKEKPPMRFIFPGKVYRNDYDITHTPMFHQIEGLIVDRNINFSNLKWMIYNFLYNFFGKNISIKFRPSYFPFTVLSAEVDIINDHSEALEILGCGMVHPKVLKNVNIDSTLYSACAFGIGIERLAMIRYGISDLRSFFENDIKFLKQFKYN
- the pheT gene encoding phenylalanine--tRNA ligase subunit beta is translated as MKFSEKWLREWIKFKLDSFVLYDQISNSGIEVESITKFEPMFNGVVVGQIVECILHPEFNKIKIVKVDIGNKKILSILCGAPNCRNNIKVAVATIGAILPKNIKIDKKIVRGELSEGMLCSFFELGLFETDQIIEFSKETPIGINIKDHLLLKDNIIKVSTTSNRPDGLSILGIARNITAINNLKRVSLKNKLIPIMSQKKIDIVINTEKESINYIGRIIENINVNVDTPFWMKKKLFLSDCLSGNIITDIINYVLIELGQPLNALDSDHINSHIIIRMAKSEEKIFLKDNIQISLNENILVFSDTNKILSMPGNINSFLVDVNKNTKNIFLSACIVKKEIIFHMMKKISSNKILEYHNYGIDPFLQKYALEYATDLIIQICGGKAGSINKKNNLNSLRSLPIKKSIRLHHEKLNKIVGVFFNTVVVSDILSNLEYKLVSQEKKYWDVIPPSWRFDILIEEDIISDILRIYGYNSVVLNPLKESLYITKKNESINLLIDKSDIILVNKGYYEVITYGFVNPQVQDLIFPNKKKLVLSNPISQDMSSMRLSLWPGLLKTVSYNTNRQQDSIRFFESGLCFSLDKEQNLGIKQEMFLSAVISGNHLKENWYSKIRKVDFYDLKGDLECILESICGLEDIEFRSKNINGLHPEQSAGIYFRNNFIGAIGAIDPRLEEKLNVNSATFLFEILLNNLLDVKKPLKVQEISKFPTSRRDIAILVSSDLAVSDIINTCKNFFINEIVEINLFDVYSCQEFSNEKKSLGISFIFQNKKRTFQDNEINLMMNDCIGALKKTFQVILRK
- a CDS encoding integration host factor subunit alpha; the protein is MVLTKAEISENLFEKLQLTKKDSKKFVDFFFEEVRKSLEKGEDVKLSGFGNFELKDKKERPGRNPRTGEIVLITARRVVTFKAGQKLKNRIENYSSNKKP
- the queA gene encoding tRNA preQ1(34) S-adenosylmethionine ribosyltransferase-isomerase QueA: MKISNFSFILPKSLISFYPSIIRSQCRLMVINGTSGKIFHKYFFDIVNEINSNDLIVLNNSQVIPARCFGYKETGGKVEILVERILDFNTILVKIKNSKTIHIGTNIFFGKNNKIRSSVISYKNPFFKILFHNNIYSATEIINNIGQIPLPPYIKRLDSKLDLDLYQTVYKKRIGSIAAPTAGLHFDFPLLDCLNKKGIDINYITLHIGSGTFEPVRTVNIKKHIMHSELVEVSAELIKKIKCCKKKGGRIIAVGTSTLRALESAYHSDSWNETKDFIENTNIFIYPGYKHNIVDALITNFHVPESTLIMLVASFLGYKNTMNAYSEAIKNKYRFLSYGDAMYVTYNKFAKYEKI